The segment CAACAAGTATTATGTCTtagtttgtaaaagaaatcaaCAGTCTGACTTTTCTAAGTCATTGAGTAATTAAAAGAAATCAACattctactctaataaataagaatgattttgacatatgtcatcttttccttcattttgacacttgtcattctctagatttttttgaattatttactatcacttgtcatttttatagtttttttttcttttttattcaaaTCTCACATATTAAATGTCACCTTATATTAATtagttttataaatatattaattaatgtacATAATAACTTTCTATTTTTGAATTTCTCTTTctatttaatatatttataaaactaATTAATATAAGGTGACATTTAATATGTGAGAtttgaataaaaaagaaaaaaactataaaaatgacaagtggatagTAAATAATTCAAAAAGATCTAGagaatgacaagtgtcaaaatgaagGAAAAGAGGACATGTgtcaaaatcattcttatttattagggtagatatagATAATACATTCCATTTGTgaattcatattaattaattttattagtatatattaattaataccAAATTACATAAATAATCCATACGGTTTACAAAAAAGTCACAAACTCAGTcgttacttatttttttttattaacatgGTCTATGTGGTTACCAAAACTTTCTTTTAATAAACCATTCACACATAATGTATTTAATGTTTATTGATTGCATTTGCAATTAAAAGAAATCAACATGTATTTAACGTCAATATTTTATGACATCCACATCACCGATgcaataaaaaaacatataaattgtgcaaatgaaaaataataacttttagaTCATTATTTTATCCCCATAACGTAGTTAAATACAAGAGCGATTGAAGTCATTGAGCCTACaacataatataataatataatgcAATACTAATAATTTATTCTGACTTTTCTAAGTTAACTGCAAACGAAATTCTTCACATCATTATAGAAGATTTGTGCCTTTTTTGGATCAAACATCTCGACACAATGGTTTCCTTCATCATAAAATTTTCTTGTCACGTGCACACCATGTGATTCTAACATATTAGCAAAAGCTTTTTGTCTATCAGCCATTGGATCCTCACCATTCACCCTGATCAAACTATTCGGAAGCCGTCCGATCTTCTCTTTGTATGACACGTGTCGATCTGCCAAAGGATTACAGTATTCGTGATCTCTATCAGCTCCTAAAGGCAACGCCAAAGACCATAAAAGATCCGATGCGGTTAAAGGGAGAACATGGTCATTTactagtcgaagttctgcttcAGTGCGCTCGATCCCACCAAAAAAAGCTTGGTCGATGATAAGCCCCATGATCGTAACtggatcaagatcaagatcaagtaCACGTAAACCCGCGTTGTAGATTAGATTTCCTCCGGCACTAGAACCCATTAGGTAGACTCTAGAAAAGTCAGCGAATTCGGTCAGCCACTCCTCGGAACCGTCGAGTCCGGTTCCTAATGCCTGGTCACGCACCCACCGGATTGTATCAACCCCGTCGTCATACGCCGCCGGGAGACGATGTTCGGGGCCTAGACGGTATTCGACGTTTATAACGAGGGCAGGAGTCTGAGCGGATATTTCGGAGCAGATAAGGTGCATGGGACCAGCGGTGGCGCTAACGACTACGAAACCGCCGGGATGGAAGTAGATGATGATAGGGAGTTTTTGGGTGGGCGGAGAGACGGGGCGGTAGAGGCGGAGGAAGGTGGCGGTGGTGGGGTTGAGCGGGATGTCTTTAGAGAGTGTGAGTTGGGAATCGGTGGTGAGTTGGGGTTCGGCCGGTGAGGATGGAAAGGAGATGTGTCGGGTCAAAGTACCATCCGGGTTTAGGGTGACATTGAGGTGCTTGTAAGGATCCGAAGCATTGGATGATTGATATTCAGAAGTCATTGTTGTGAATAAAATGGAgctatacatgcaaatatgtataggtgtatatagatatatatagtcacatttaaatttaaatctttAATGCCAAAATCAATTTTAATCCTACTTTATTtctatttaattatattttatttcttGTCATTAAAATATTATTGGCAAATGATATGGAAAGGCACTTGGCCATAAACAAGAATATAAAATGGCCCGGCAGACATCTCCaacctttagtcctttacttaaTACATTTAATAAGCAGTATATTAGTTAgttataatcatatttaatattttttcaataatatattaaaataataatataattatttttaattaatagtttGTATAAAGTAAAAGTCaattagggggtgtttggattagttaattagcttattgcttattgtttatttgcggtgggaataagcaataagcaataagcatggggagagatgcttattaaaattaaCTTATTTAGCTCAATAAGCTGGATTTTATCCTAACACTTAAATTAGCTTATTGTAAGATTCCTTTAATGTGTACGTCAGTACGTGTTTAATTGTTTATCTTTCCAATTAACTAGCATAAAACATTTTAAAGTATAGAagtttatattattatatttttgttatttcaAGTATACAAtatagaaattaattagaatatgttaaaatataaattaaaaaattttataattataaatatattagtatATCATAATACaataagtattttttaacgcCGATTTAATATATACCTGAAATTATACGAAGACCTCCTTGATAATATAACtattaatcaattaattaaatataactttaaatacaacaaaaataattatttagttgtAATGACGAGATCACACATAACACATGTTTTACGTGTATTTTTTTAAGAATTCAAACCATATATAAGACATGTTTGACACATATATTAAGAGTTCCTTTTAACTTAAGCAGAATGACACTCGCTAGCCTTGTCATGCTCACTAGAACACCGCCCCTAGCTCTCGCTAGGGGGGGTCGTTATCGGAGACGCACCAAACTTTTGGCGAGAAGAGAGAGAAGGTCATGCACAAATTTGATTGGTTGGAGTATGTTTGACCGGATTGGTTGTTGTTTGACCGAATTTAATTTCAACAACTTATTACCAACTTTCattaaaaaaacgattttaaTAGAAAAATATATATTCAACTACTGTAAATCAAACTTCACTTTCAACAatttacacatacaaaatatCATATctctcacaaactctctcaatTCACCAAGGAAATTGTCTTCATTTCAAACAAAGAAAACTCCTAAGAACCAACAATTAGAATCCTTCAAACCTTCCATCGGTAAAATTTCCACCTCTAAACACTAAATCGCCAAACCTTCCATCACCACCATGTTATCAACCATTATTTGATCAACCAGTGCACTCCCCCGCTAGCTACTACTTTCCTACAATGACTCGGCAAATACTTCCATTCAATCCGTTCTCTTCTCAACTAATGA is part of the Lactuca sativa cultivar Salinas chromosome 7, Lsat_Salinas_v11, whole genome shotgun sequence genome and harbors:
- the LOC111908202 gene encoding probable carboxylesterase 8, with the translated sequence MYSSILFTTMTSEYQSSNASDPYKHLNVTLNPDGTLTRHISFPSSPAEPQLTTDSQLTLSKDIPLNPTTATFLRLYRPVSPPTQKLPIIIYFHPGGFVVVSATAGPMHLICSEISAQTPALVINVEYRLGPEHRLPAAYDDGVDTIRWVRDQALGTGLDGSEEWLTEFADFSRVYLMGSSAGGNLIYNAGLRVLDLDLDPVTIMGLIIDQAFFGGIERTEAELRLVNDHVLPLTASDLLWSLALPLGADRDHEYCNPLADRHVSYKEKIGRLPNSLIRVNGEDPMADRQKAFANMLESHGVHVTRKFYDEGNHCVEMFDPKKAQIFYNDVKNFVCS